The segment CCGGATTAAAATCGGACGGTACGATGGTGGCTGTCGGTTTGAATAAGGATAATCAATGTGAAGTAAACGGCTGGCGCAATATCGTGGCGATAGCAGCGGGCAGCAATCATACAGTCGGTTTGAAATCGGATGGCACAGCAGTGGCTATAGGCAGAAACACTGAAGGGCAATGCGAAGTGAGCGGCTGGCGAAACATCGTGGCCATTTCAGCAGGAAGCGCTCATACGCTTTGCCTTAAATCCAATGGCACGGTAGTTGCTGCGGGCCGGAATACGGAAGGTCAGTGCGAAGTAAGCGGTTGGAGCGGCATCCAGGCAGCCGGCAATTAATTATTGAAGGACCGATTATCCTAATTGAACAAAACAGCAGAAGCTGCGGAGACAGTTTATATAAAAGAAAAAAGATTAGGGAGATGGATTCTGTCTGATCTTTTTTATTAACGATTCGTAATCTTTAAGGAGGAATACTGATCTCACATATAGAATTTGTGGCTATATCTTTTATTTTGAAAGCTAAAATTAATAAAGAAATTTGTTAATAACTTCATCAGTTCAACAATAAGGAAAGAAAGGTGGGACAAATGAAGACAGTCGCAAAGATATTTTACTTCAGTGCTGTGTTATTGCTGCTGGCGGGTTGTGTCGGAAACACGGATGAAGAAGCTGCAACAGGTGCTTCAGAAGAAAGCTCTGTAAATGAATCAGCAGAAAAAGACACACGCGAAACCGATGAAAATACATCAAAAGGTGAGGGAGAGGAAGCGGATATGAATAAGGAAAACGAAGTCTCTTCAGAAGAAACTGTTAAGACTGATGCGGATAGCACCACTCCAGATGCAGGCAATCAGCAAAACGAAGATGCTTTATCCCAATATTCCAGCGAGCAAATCGAATACGCCAGAGTTTGGCTGCAGCTTGGTCCAAACCAGGATATCGACGGCTTGTATGTGGAACGCATATCGGCTGATACACCGCTCAACCCGAATGATGAAACGAGCGGGACTTATCCGGAAGACGTCATCCAGCTGGCGGGTTCCCGCTTAGTGGATGGGTCTTTAACGTATAGCGGAAACGGGGACGGGACCATTAATGTGTACAACGTACCGCTGCGCTGGGACGGCGAGTATCCGGCGGGTGAAGAGTTCTACACAGAAATCATCGATAATACAGAGCTCGTAGCGATTGATGGAGGTGATGATAAAGAAGTTATAAGATTGATTAAATTACTGAAGGATGAATGATAAGCAGCCACAGCACTATAAATAGACGCCAATCAAAAAATCCCATTCAAGCAGAAATTTTCTGCTTGGATGGGATTTAGTTATTTCATTGAATTAGGATAAGCCATTGTATCTCTATATGTATAGAGTTCGTTATCCTTTTACGGATTAGTCGACCAAAGTCCAGCCGATTTCAAGAGAACACGCGGGTGCAGCTTCAGCTGGGCAACCATCATTTCAGCCAAATCTTCCGGCTGCATGACTTTGTCCGGATTGCCGTCTGTCAGGTTTTCCGAGAATGCCAGATCAGTAGCAACTGTGCTTGGTGTCAAGGCACTGACACGGATATTGTGTTTTCTGACTTCCAGCATTAACGATTCCGTCAGTCCCAAGACACCGAATTTCGAAGCACTGTAGGCGCTTGTCACCGGCGCACCTTTTTGTCCGGCCGTTGACGAAATATTGATGATGTCGCCAGATTCGCGTTCAATCATCTGTGGCAATACAGCACGCGTCACATAATACACGCCCATCAAGTTCGTATCAATGATGCCTTTCCACTCGTCAGGCGACAACTCAAGGAATTTGCCGAATTTGCCGATGCCGGCATTGTTGATCAAAATATCAATCGACCCCAGCTCTTCCGTTATATGTTCGACTGCTGCATTGACGGCTTTCATGTCAGCGACGTCAGCCACAGCAAATACTGTTTTCACTCCGTATTGTTCCAGTTCCGCTGCCACGTTCTCCAGATTGGCTGCAGTACGTCCAACAAGTCCTACGTTTATGCCTTCCGCTGCAAAAGCGAGGGCGGTCGCCCGGCCGATGCCTTTCCCCGCTCCTGTAATCAACGCATTTTTTCCTGTTA is part of the Planococcus shenhongbingii genome and harbors:
- a CDS encoding 3-ketoacyl-ACP reductase — translated: MQNLTGKNALITGAGKGIGRATALAFAAEGINVGLVGRTAANLENVAAELEQYGVKTVFAVADVADMKAVNAAVEHITEELGSIDILINNAGIGKFGKFLELSPDEWKGIIDTNLMGVYYVTRAVLPQMIERESGDIINISSTAGQKGAPVTSAYSASKFGVLGLTESLMLEVRKHNIRVSALTPSTVATDLAFSENLTDGNPDKVMQPEDLAEMMVAQLKLHPRVLLKSAGLWSTNP